From the genome of Myripristis murdjan chromosome 22, fMyrMur1.1, whole genome shotgun sequence, one region includes:
- the stxbp5b gene encoding syntaxin-binding protein 5 isoform X2, translating into MKKFNIRKVLDGLTAVSSSSSATAQPGTRENDVIQETLQSEHFQLCKTVRHGFPHQPSSMAFDPVQKILAVGTQSGALRLFGRAGVECYCQHESGAAVIQLQFLINEGALVSALADDSIHLWNLRQKLPAILHSLKFNRERITYCHLPFQSKWLYIGTERGNIHIVNVESFTLSGYVIMWNKAIELSTKTHPGPVVHISDNPMDEGKLLIGFECGIVVLWDLKSKKADYRYNYDEAIHSVAWHHEGKQFVCSHSDGTLTTWNVRAPAKPAQTITPHGKQPKDGKKPEPCKPILKVEYKTTRAGDPFMVLSGGLSYDTVGRRACLTVMHGKSTAVLEMDYPIVDFLTLCETPYPNDFQEPYAVVVLLEKDLVVIDLGQIGYPIFENPYPLTIHESPVTCCEYFADCPAELIPALYSVGSRQKRQGYSKKEWPISGGNWGQGTQSYPEIIITGHADGSIKFWDASALMLQVLYKLKTAKVFERARGKEEKPSTDIVEEDPFAIQTLSWCPESRMLCVAGVSAHVIIYRFSKQEVTTEVVQLLEVRMQCELSDVDSPDPGGDQTPTLPTPGASSSPQENEAPTHPSTGSNSTDGPRDNIPCLQVRSSPLKQSPGYQVELVIQLVWVSGEPPQQITSLAVNSSYGLVVFGNSSGLAVVDYLQKTLLLNMGTTELYSPSDPYPRQPRSPRKARQPSAALCDSNDGSNASEDRCKSPTSGTPSPCNSDDEPKQQNFIERVKSKSRRFSKTVANDFARMSWKISSPTEQKTDMEERVRRRRSLPSSKRFCCMRRDVRRSVSALNSNAKDNSFSRSRSSSVTSIDRESREAISSFHFCESFPRKTENLLSPSLLVGTTQGSVLVVALSLPPSGDQRLQQPVSISSCGTLVRLKGGVLTMALLDATGALLPPPYEPWYDPNASDEEKEKSRRRRPASPPSSQEGQDSQYAVVCSEKQAKVVALPSQADIYKHNITESSFVLRADVVQMAGASCIACFCANGHIMTLSLPSLRPLLDVNYLPLTDMRIARTFCFSNLGQALYLTSPTEIQRITYSQETCDNLQEMLSELFTPVETPEAPNRGFFKGLFGGGAQSLDREDLFGEMAAGKASRSLAQHIPGPGGMEGMKGAASGVVGELARARIALDERGQKLGELEERTAAMMASADSFSKHAHDMMLKYKDKKWYQL; encoded by the exons CTTTGGCCGTGCGGGTGTGGAGTGCTACTGCCAGCACGAGAGCGGTGCTGCTGTCATCCAGCTCCAGTTCCTGATCAATGAG GGGGCGCTGGTGAGTGCCTTAGCTGATGACAGCATCCACCTGTGGAACCTGAGGCAAAAGCTTCCCGCCATCCTGCACTCTCTCAAGTTCAACAGAGAGAG GATCACGTACTGCCACCTGCCCTTCCAGAGCAAATGGCTTTACATCGgcacagaaagaggaaacatCCACATTGTCAATGTGGAGTCCTTCACTCTCTCAGGCTACGTCATCATGTGGAACAAAGCCATTGAACT ATCCACCAAGACACACCCTGGGCCCGTCGTCCACATCAGTGATAACCCCATGGATGAAGGAAAG CTTCTGATTGGATTCGAGTGTGGGATAGTGGTGTTGTGGGATTTGAAGTCCAAAAAAGCTGACTACCGCTACAATTATGATGAG GCGATCCACTCAGTAGCGTGGCACCATGAGGGCAAACAGTTTGTCTGCAGCCACTCGGATGGCACCCTGACCACATGGAATGTACGAGCCCCAGCCAAGCCTGCACAGACCATCACACCACATG GAAAGCAGCCTAAGGATGGAAAGAAGCCAGAACCATGCAAGCCTATCCTGAAAGTGGAGTACAAAACGACAAGGGCTGG GGACCCATTCATGGTCCTGTCTGGAGGTCTGTCTTACGATACGGTGGGGAGGAGAGCCTGCCTGACTGTGATGCATGGCAAGAGCACTGCCGTCCTGGAGATGGACTACCCCATTGTAGATTTCCTAACACTTTGTGAAACTCCATATCCAAACG ACTTCCAGGAGCCTTACGCCGTGGTGGTCCTGCTCGAGAAGGATTTAGTTGTAATTGACCTCGGACAGATTGG GTACCCGATCTTTGAGAATCCATATCCTCTCACCATCCATGAGTCACCGGTGACCTGCTGCGAGTACTTCGCCGACTGCCCTGCTGAACTGATTCCTGCACTTTACTCTGTCGGCAGCCGGCAGAAGAGACAAGGTTACAGCAAGAAG GAATGGCCCATTAGTGGGGGAAACTGGGGCCAAGGCACACAGAGCTACCCAGAGATCATAATCACTGG ACATGCTGATGGATCAATCAAATTTTGGGACGCCTCTGCAT TAATGCTCCAAGTACTGTACAAGCTGAAGACTGCCAAGGTGTTTGAGAGGGCGCGCGGCAAGGAGGAGAAGCCGAGCACAGATATAGTGGAGGAGGACCCGTTCGCCATCCAGACTTTGTCCTGGTGCCCGGAGAGCAGGATGCTCTGCGTGGCCGGAGTCTCGGCTCACGTCATCATCTACAGGTTcagcaaacaggaagtcacCACTGAAGTCGTGCAG CTGCTGGAGGTGCGTATGCAGTGTGAGCTGAGCGATGTGGACTCCCCTGACCCAGGAGGGGATCAGACCCCCACCCTGCCCACCCCAGGAGCTTCCTCCAGCCCCCAGGAGAATGAGGCTCCGACCCATCCCTCCACCGGCAGCAACTCCACTGACGGACCCCGGGACAACATACCATGCCTGCA GGTGCGGAGCTCCCCGCTGAAACAGTCCCCAGGCTACCAGGTGGAGCTGGTGATCCAACTGGTGTGGGTGAGCGGGGAGCCACCTCAGCAGATCACCAGCCTGGCTGTCAACTCCTCCTATGGCCT TGTGGTGTTTGGAAACAGCAGTGGTCTAGCAGTGGTGGACTACCTCCAGAAGACTCTGCTGCTGAACATGGGCACGACGGAGCTGTACAGCCCCTCCGACCCCTACCCGCGGCAGCCACGCTCCCCCCGCAAAGCCCGGCAGCCCTCTGCAG CGCTGTGCGATTCCAACGATGGATCCAACGCCTCAGAGGACCGATGCAAATCACCAACTTCAg GAACTCCCTCGCCCTGCAATTCTGATGACGAGCCAAAGCAGCAGAATTTCATAGAGCGGG TGAAGTCCAAAAGCAGACGGTTTTCCAAGACGGTTGCCAATGACTTTG CCAGGATGTCGTGGAAAATTAGCTCGCCTACTGAGCAAAAGACAGACATGG aggagagggtgCGACGGCGGCGCTCTCTCCCGTCCTCGAAGCGCTTTTGTTGTATGAGAAGGGACGTCCGTAGATCTGTGTCAGCCCTCAACTCCA ATGCCAAGGATAACTCATTCAGCCGCTCGCGTAGCTCCAGTGTGACCAGCATAGACAGAGAGTCTCGGGAGGCCATCTCCTCCTTCCACTTCTGCGAGAGTTTCCCCAGGAAGACGGAGAACCTGCTCAGCCCCAGTCTGCTGGTGGGAACCACCCAGGGCTCCGTGCTGGTGGTGGCCCTCAGCTTGCCGCCCAGTGGAGaccagaggctgcagcagcctgTCAGCATCTCCTCCTGTG gcACTCTGGTCAGACTCAAAGGAGGGGTTTTGACGATGGCCCTGCTAGATGCCACTGGAGCTCTGCTGCCCCCTCCCTATGAGCCATGGTATGACCCCAACGCCTCagatgaggagaaggagaagagccGGAGGCGCAGGCCagcctcccctccttcctcacaAGAGGGCCAGGACAGCCAGTATGCTGTGGTCTGCTCGGAAAAACAGGCCAAGGTGGTGGCCTTGCCCTCTCAGGCCGACATctacaaacacaacatcacagaGAGCTCCTTTGTGTTGAGGGCTGACGTCGTGCAGATGGCTGGTGCTAGCTGCATCGCCTGCTTCTGCGCTAACGGGCACATCATGACCCTGAG TTTGCCCAGTCTACGGCCACTGCTGGATGTGAACTACCTTCCACTTACAGACATGCGGATAGCGAGGACATTCTGCTTCTCCAACCTGGGCCAGGCCCTGTACCTCACCTCGCCCACCGAGATCCAGAGGATCACCTACAGCCAGGAGACCTGCGACAACCTGCAG GAGATGCTCAGTGAGTTATTTACCCCGGTGGAGACACCAGAGGCTCCAAACAGAGGTTTCTTCAAAGGCCTGTTTGGCGGAGGAGCTCAGTCTCTGGACAGGGAGGACCTCT tTGGTGAGATGGCTGCTGGTAAGGCCTCCCGCAGCCTGGCCCAGCACATCCCTGGCCCAGGGGGCATGGAGGGCATGAAGGGTGCAGCCTCGGGGGTGGTGGGAGAGCTGGCCCGCGCCCGGATAGCCCTGGACGAGAGAGGGCAGAAGCTGGGCGAGCTGGAGGAGAGAACGGCAGCCATGATGGCCAGCGCAGACTCCTTCTCCAAACACGCTCATGAT atGATGCTGAAGTACAAAGATAAGAAGTGGTATCAGCTCTGA
- the stxbp5b gene encoding syntaxin-binding protein 5 isoform X6, which translates to MKKFNIRKVLDGLTAVSSSSSATAQPGTRENDVIQETLQSEHFQLCKTVRHGFPHQPSSMAFDPVQKILAVGTQSGALRLFGRAGVECYCQHESGAAVIQLQFLINEGALVSALADDSIHLWNLRQKLPAILHSLKFNRERITYCHLPFQSKWLYIGTERGNIHIVNVESFTLSGYVIMWNKAIELSTKTHPGPVVHISDNPMDEGKLLIGFECGIVVLWDLKSKKADYRYNYDEAIHSVAWHHEGKQFVCSHSDGTLTTWNVRAPAKPAQTITPHGKQPKDGKKPEPCKPILKVEYKTTRAGDPFMVLSGGLSYDTVGRRACLTVMHGKSTAVLEMDYPIVDFLTLCETPYPNDFQEPYAVVVLLEKDLVVIDLGQIGYPIFENPYPLTIHESPVTCCEYFADCPAELIPALYSVGSRQKRQGYSKKEWPISGGNWGQGTQSYPEIIITGHADGSIKFWDASALMLQVLYKLKTAKVFERARGKEEKPSTDIVEEDPFAIQTLSWCPESRMLCVAGVSAHVIIYRFSKQEVTTEVVQLLEVRMQCELSDVDSPDPGGDQTPTLPTPGASSSPQENEAPTHPSTGSNSTDGPRDNIPCLQVRSSPLKQSPGYQVELVIQLVWVSGEPPQQITSLAVNSSYGLVVFGNSSGLAVVDYLQKTLLLNMGTTELYSPSDPYPRQPRSPRKARQPSAALCDSNDGSNASEDRCKSPTSDAKDNSFSRSRSSSVTSIDRESREAISSFHFCESFPRKTENLLSPSLLVGTTQGSVLVVALSLPPSGDQRLQQPVSISSCGTLVRLKGGVLTMALLDATGALLPPPYEPWYDPNASDEEKEKSRRRRPASPPSSQEGQDSQYAVVCSEKQAKVVALPSQADIYKHNITESSFVLRADVVQMAGASCIACFCANGHIMTLSLPSLRPLLDVNYLPLTDMRIARTFCFSNLGQALYLTSPTEIQRITYSQETCDNLQEMLSELFTPVETPEAPNRGFFKGLFGGGAQSLDREDLFGEMAAGKASRSLAQHIPGPGGMEGMKGAASGVVGELARARIALDERGQKLGELEERTAAMMASADSFSKHAHDMMLKYKDKKWYQL; encoded by the exons CTTTGGCCGTGCGGGTGTGGAGTGCTACTGCCAGCACGAGAGCGGTGCTGCTGTCATCCAGCTCCAGTTCCTGATCAATGAG GGGGCGCTGGTGAGTGCCTTAGCTGATGACAGCATCCACCTGTGGAACCTGAGGCAAAAGCTTCCCGCCATCCTGCACTCTCTCAAGTTCAACAGAGAGAG GATCACGTACTGCCACCTGCCCTTCCAGAGCAAATGGCTTTACATCGgcacagaaagaggaaacatCCACATTGTCAATGTGGAGTCCTTCACTCTCTCAGGCTACGTCATCATGTGGAACAAAGCCATTGAACT ATCCACCAAGACACACCCTGGGCCCGTCGTCCACATCAGTGATAACCCCATGGATGAAGGAAAG CTTCTGATTGGATTCGAGTGTGGGATAGTGGTGTTGTGGGATTTGAAGTCCAAAAAAGCTGACTACCGCTACAATTATGATGAG GCGATCCACTCAGTAGCGTGGCACCATGAGGGCAAACAGTTTGTCTGCAGCCACTCGGATGGCACCCTGACCACATGGAATGTACGAGCCCCAGCCAAGCCTGCACAGACCATCACACCACATG GAAAGCAGCCTAAGGATGGAAAGAAGCCAGAACCATGCAAGCCTATCCTGAAAGTGGAGTACAAAACGACAAGGGCTGG GGACCCATTCATGGTCCTGTCTGGAGGTCTGTCTTACGATACGGTGGGGAGGAGAGCCTGCCTGACTGTGATGCATGGCAAGAGCACTGCCGTCCTGGAGATGGACTACCCCATTGTAGATTTCCTAACACTTTGTGAAACTCCATATCCAAACG ACTTCCAGGAGCCTTACGCCGTGGTGGTCCTGCTCGAGAAGGATTTAGTTGTAATTGACCTCGGACAGATTGG GTACCCGATCTTTGAGAATCCATATCCTCTCACCATCCATGAGTCACCGGTGACCTGCTGCGAGTACTTCGCCGACTGCCCTGCTGAACTGATTCCTGCACTTTACTCTGTCGGCAGCCGGCAGAAGAGACAAGGTTACAGCAAGAAG GAATGGCCCATTAGTGGGGGAAACTGGGGCCAAGGCACACAGAGCTACCCAGAGATCATAATCACTGG ACATGCTGATGGATCAATCAAATTTTGGGACGCCTCTGCAT TAATGCTCCAAGTACTGTACAAGCTGAAGACTGCCAAGGTGTTTGAGAGGGCGCGCGGCAAGGAGGAGAAGCCGAGCACAGATATAGTGGAGGAGGACCCGTTCGCCATCCAGACTTTGTCCTGGTGCCCGGAGAGCAGGATGCTCTGCGTGGCCGGAGTCTCGGCTCACGTCATCATCTACAGGTTcagcaaacaggaagtcacCACTGAAGTCGTGCAG CTGCTGGAGGTGCGTATGCAGTGTGAGCTGAGCGATGTGGACTCCCCTGACCCAGGAGGGGATCAGACCCCCACCCTGCCCACCCCAGGAGCTTCCTCCAGCCCCCAGGAGAATGAGGCTCCGACCCATCCCTCCACCGGCAGCAACTCCACTGACGGACCCCGGGACAACATACCATGCCTGCA GGTGCGGAGCTCCCCGCTGAAACAGTCCCCAGGCTACCAGGTGGAGCTGGTGATCCAACTGGTGTGGGTGAGCGGGGAGCCACCTCAGCAGATCACCAGCCTGGCTGTCAACTCCTCCTATGGCCT TGTGGTGTTTGGAAACAGCAGTGGTCTAGCAGTGGTGGACTACCTCCAGAAGACTCTGCTGCTGAACATGGGCACGACGGAGCTGTACAGCCCCTCCGACCCCTACCCGCGGCAGCCACGCTCCCCCCGCAAAGCCCGGCAGCCCTCTGCAG CGCTGTGCGATTCCAACGATGGATCCAACGCCTCAGAGGACCGATGCAAATCACCAACTTCAg ATGCCAAGGATAACTCATTCAGCCGCTCGCGTAGCTCCAGTGTGACCAGCATAGACAGAGAGTCTCGGGAGGCCATCTCCTCCTTCCACTTCTGCGAGAGTTTCCCCAGGAAGACGGAGAACCTGCTCAGCCCCAGTCTGCTGGTGGGAACCACCCAGGGCTCCGTGCTGGTGGTGGCCCTCAGCTTGCCGCCCAGTGGAGaccagaggctgcagcagcctgTCAGCATCTCCTCCTGTG gcACTCTGGTCAGACTCAAAGGAGGGGTTTTGACGATGGCCCTGCTAGATGCCACTGGAGCTCTGCTGCCCCCTCCCTATGAGCCATGGTATGACCCCAACGCCTCagatgaggagaaggagaagagccGGAGGCGCAGGCCagcctcccctccttcctcacaAGAGGGCCAGGACAGCCAGTATGCTGTGGTCTGCTCGGAAAAACAGGCCAAGGTGGTGGCCTTGCCCTCTCAGGCCGACATctacaaacacaacatcacagaGAGCTCCTTTGTGTTGAGGGCTGACGTCGTGCAGATGGCTGGTGCTAGCTGCATCGCCTGCTTCTGCGCTAACGGGCACATCATGACCCTGAG TTTGCCCAGTCTACGGCCACTGCTGGATGTGAACTACCTTCCACTTACAGACATGCGGATAGCGAGGACATTCTGCTTCTCCAACCTGGGCCAGGCCCTGTACCTCACCTCGCCCACCGAGATCCAGAGGATCACCTACAGCCAGGAGACCTGCGACAACCTGCAG GAGATGCTCAGTGAGTTATTTACCCCGGTGGAGACACCAGAGGCTCCAAACAGAGGTTTCTTCAAAGGCCTGTTTGGCGGAGGAGCTCAGTCTCTGGACAGGGAGGACCTCT tTGGTGAGATGGCTGCTGGTAAGGCCTCCCGCAGCCTGGCCCAGCACATCCCTGGCCCAGGGGGCATGGAGGGCATGAAGGGTGCAGCCTCGGGGGTGGTGGGAGAGCTGGCCCGCGCCCGGATAGCCCTGGACGAGAGAGGGCAGAAGCTGGGCGAGCTGGAGGAGAGAACGGCAGCCATGATGGCCAGCGCAGACTCCTTCTCCAAACACGCTCATGAT atGATGCTGAAGTACAAAGATAAGAAGTGGTATCAGCTCTGA
- the stxbp5b gene encoding syntaxin-binding protein 5 isoform X4: MKKFNIRKVLDGLTAVSSSSSATAQPGTRENDVIQETLQSEHFQLCKTVRHGFPHQPSSMAFDPVQKILAVGTQSGALRLFGRAGVECYCQHESGAAVIQLQFLINEGALVSALADDSIHLWNLRQKLPAILHSLKFNRERITYCHLPFQSKWLYIGTERGNIHIVNVESFTLSGYVIMWNKAIELSTKTHPGPVVHISDNPMDEGKLLIGFECGIVVLWDLKSKKADYRYNYDEAIHSVAWHHEGKQFVCSHSDGTLTTWNVRAPAKPAQTITPHGKQPKDGKKPEPCKPILKVEYKTTRAGDPFMVLSGGLSYDTVGRRACLTVMHGKSTAVLEMDYPIVDFLTLCETPYPNDFQEPYAVVVLLEKDLVVIDLGQIGYPIFENPYPLTIHESPVTCCEYFADCPAELIPALYSVGSRQKRQGYSKKEWPISGGNWGQGTQSYPEIIITGHADGSIKFWDASALMLQVLYKLKTAKVFERARGKEEKPSTDIVEEDPFAIQTLSWCPESRMLCVAGVSAHVIIYRFSKQEVTTEVVQLLEVRMQCELSDVDSPDPGGDQTPTLPTPGASSSPQENEAPTHPSTGSNSTDGPRDNIPCLQVRSSPLKQSPGYQVELVIQLVWVSGEPPQQITSLAVNSSYGLVVFGNSSGLAVVDYLQKTLLLNMGTTELYSPSDPYPRQPRSPRKARQPSAALCDSNDGSNASEDRCKSPTSGTPSPCNSDDEPKQQNFIERVKSKSRRFSKTVANDFARMSWKISSPTEQKTDMDAKDNSFSRSRSSSVTSIDRESREAISSFHFCESFPRKTENLLSPSLLVGTTQGSVLVVALSLPPSGDQRLQQPVSISSCGTLVRLKGGVLTMALLDATGALLPPPYEPWYDPNASDEEKEKSRRRRPASPPSSQEGQDSQYAVVCSEKQAKVVALPSQADIYKHNITESSFVLRADVVQMAGASCIACFCANGHIMTLSLPSLRPLLDVNYLPLTDMRIARTFCFSNLGQALYLTSPTEIQRITYSQETCDNLQEMLSELFTPVETPEAPNRGFFKGLFGGGAQSLDREDLFGEMAAGKASRSLAQHIPGPGGMEGMKGAASGVVGELARARIALDERGQKLGELEERTAAMMASADSFSKHAHDMMLKYKDKKWYQL, translated from the exons CTTTGGCCGTGCGGGTGTGGAGTGCTACTGCCAGCACGAGAGCGGTGCTGCTGTCATCCAGCTCCAGTTCCTGATCAATGAG GGGGCGCTGGTGAGTGCCTTAGCTGATGACAGCATCCACCTGTGGAACCTGAGGCAAAAGCTTCCCGCCATCCTGCACTCTCTCAAGTTCAACAGAGAGAG GATCACGTACTGCCACCTGCCCTTCCAGAGCAAATGGCTTTACATCGgcacagaaagaggaaacatCCACATTGTCAATGTGGAGTCCTTCACTCTCTCAGGCTACGTCATCATGTGGAACAAAGCCATTGAACT ATCCACCAAGACACACCCTGGGCCCGTCGTCCACATCAGTGATAACCCCATGGATGAAGGAAAG CTTCTGATTGGATTCGAGTGTGGGATAGTGGTGTTGTGGGATTTGAAGTCCAAAAAAGCTGACTACCGCTACAATTATGATGAG GCGATCCACTCAGTAGCGTGGCACCATGAGGGCAAACAGTTTGTCTGCAGCCACTCGGATGGCACCCTGACCACATGGAATGTACGAGCCCCAGCCAAGCCTGCACAGACCATCACACCACATG GAAAGCAGCCTAAGGATGGAAAGAAGCCAGAACCATGCAAGCCTATCCTGAAAGTGGAGTACAAAACGACAAGGGCTGG GGACCCATTCATGGTCCTGTCTGGAGGTCTGTCTTACGATACGGTGGGGAGGAGAGCCTGCCTGACTGTGATGCATGGCAAGAGCACTGCCGTCCTGGAGATGGACTACCCCATTGTAGATTTCCTAACACTTTGTGAAACTCCATATCCAAACG ACTTCCAGGAGCCTTACGCCGTGGTGGTCCTGCTCGAGAAGGATTTAGTTGTAATTGACCTCGGACAGATTGG GTACCCGATCTTTGAGAATCCATATCCTCTCACCATCCATGAGTCACCGGTGACCTGCTGCGAGTACTTCGCCGACTGCCCTGCTGAACTGATTCCTGCACTTTACTCTGTCGGCAGCCGGCAGAAGAGACAAGGTTACAGCAAGAAG GAATGGCCCATTAGTGGGGGAAACTGGGGCCAAGGCACACAGAGCTACCCAGAGATCATAATCACTGG ACATGCTGATGGATCAATCAAATTTTGGGACGCCTCTGCAT TAATGCTCCAAGTACTGTACAAGCTGAAGACTGCCAAGGTGTTTGAGAGGGCGCGCGGCAAGGAGGAGAAGCCGAGCACAGATATAGTGGAGGAGGACCCGTTCGCCATCCAGACTTTGTCCTGGTGCCCGGAGAGCAGGATGCTCTGCGTGGCCGGAGTCTCGGCTCACGTCATCATCTACAGGTTcagcaaacaggaagtcacCACTGAAGTCGTGCAG CTGCTGGAGGTGCGTATGCAGTGTGAGCTGAGCGATGTGGACTCCCCTGACCCAGGAGGGGATCAGACCCCCACCCTGCCCACCCCAGGAGCTTCCTCCAGCCCCCAGGAGAATGAGGCTCCGACCCATCCCTCCACCGGCAGCAACTCCACTGACGGACCCCGGGACAACATACCATGCCTGCA GGTGCGGAGCTCCCCGCTGAAACAGTCCCCAGGCTACCAGGTGGAGCTGGTGATCCAACTGGTGTGGGTGAGCGGGGAGCCACCTCAGCAGATCACCAGCCTGGCTGTCAACTCCTCCTATGGCCT TGTGGTGTTTGGAAACAGCAGTGGTCTAGCAGTGGTGGACTACCTCCAGAAGACTCTGCTGCTGAACATGGGCACGACGGAGCTGTACAGCCCCTCCGACCCCTACCCGCGGCAGCCACGCTCCCCCCGCAAAGCCCGGCAGCCCTCTGCAG CGCTGTGCGATTCCAACGATGGATCCAACGCCTCAGAGGACCGATGCAAATCACCAACTTCAg GAACTCCCTCGCCCTGCAATTCTGATGACGAGCCAAAGCAGCAGAATTTCATAGAGCGGG TGAAGTCCAAAAGCAGACGGTTTTCCAAGACGGTTGCCAATGACTTTG CCAGGATGTCGTGGAAAATTAGCTCGCCTACTGAGCAAAAGACAGACATGG ATGCCAAGGATAACTCATTCAGCCGCTCGCGTAGCTCCAGTGTGACCAGCATAGACAGAGAGTCTCGGGAGGCCATCTCCTCCTTCCACTTCTGCGAGAGTTTCCCCAGGAAGACGGAGAACCTGCTCAGCCCCAGTCTGCTGGTGGGAACCACCCAGGGCTCCGTGCTGGTGGTGGCCCTCAGCTTGCCGCCCAGTGGAGaccagaggctgcagcagcctgTCAGCATCTCCTCCTGTG gcACTCTGGTCAGACTCAAAGGAGGGGTTTTGACGATGGCCCTGCTAGATGCCACTGGAGCTCTGCTGCCCCCTCCCTATGAGCCATGGTATGACCCCAACGCCTCagatgaggagaaggagaagagccGGAGGCGCAGGCCagcctcccctccttcctcacaAGAGGGCCAGGACAGCCAGTATGCTGTGGTCTGCTCGGAAAAACAGGCCAAGGTGGTGGCCTTGCCCTCTCAGGCCGACATctacaaacacaacatcacagaGAGCTCCTTTGTGTTGAGGGCTGACGTCGTGCAGATGGCTGGTGCTAGCTGCATCGCCTGCTTCTGCGCTAACGGGCACATCATGACCCTGAG TTTGCCCAGTCTACGGCCACTGCTGGATGTGAACTACCTTCCACTTACAGACATGCGGATAGCGAGGACATTCTGCTTCTCCAACCTGGGCCAGGCCCTGTACCTCACCTCGCCCACCGAGATCCAGAGGATCACCTACAGCCAGGAGACCTGCGACAACCTGCAG GAGATGCTCAGTGAGTTATTTACCCCGGTGGAGACACCAGAGGCTCCAAACAGAGGTTTCTTCAAAGGCCTGTTTGGCGGAGGAGCTCAGTCTCTGGACAGGGAGGACCTCT tTGGTGAGATGGCTGCTGGTAAGGCCTCCCGCAGCCTGGCCCAGCACATCCCTGGCCCAGGGGGCATGGAGGGCATGAAGGGTGCAGCCTCGGGGGTGGTGGGAGAGCTGGCCCGCGCCCGGATAGCCCTGGACGAGAGAGGGCAGAAGCTGGGCGAGCTGGAGGAGAGAACGGCAGCCATGATGGCCAGCGCAGACTCCTTCTCCAAACACGCTCATGAT atGATGCTGAAGTACAAAGATAAGAAGTGGTATCAGCTCTGA